A DNA window from Onthophagus taurus isolate NC chromosome 1, IU_Otau_3.0, whole genome shotgun sequence contains the following coding sequences:
- the LOC111425791 gene encoding uncharacterized protein, protein MASKLLKIGFIGGGKMAQAMAKGFISAGLSKGESMTASCHPSDMISHNAFKELGAESIFENVPVVQNSDVVIIATKPSVVPIALADITKAKVPAGKLFLSIAMGVTIKQLESYLPGESRVIRVMPNTPALVRSGASVYVCGSKATEEDGKITRKLLESIGTCDEVTEYMLDPITALSGSGPAYIYIMIEALADGGVKMGLPRDLAYRLASQTVLGASTMVKETKTHPGVLKDDVTSPAGSTAAGLHFLEQKGIRAALIGAIETATLRCREVAQGPAK, encoded by the exons atGGCTAGCAAACTGCTTAAAATTGGATTTATTGGTGGTGGAAAAATGGCTCAAGCTATGGCAAAAGGATTTATATCAGCAG gATTAAGTAAAGGGGAATCTATGACTGCTAGTTGCCATCCAAGTGATATGATCTCTCATAATGCTTTTAAA GAATTAGGAGCcgaatcaatttttgagaatGTCCCCGTTGTACAAAACTCAGACGTTGTGATAATTGCAACTAAACCATCAGTAGTTCCAATTGCTTTGGCAGATATCACCAAAGCAAAAGTTCCGGCtggaaaattatttctttccatAGCCATGGGAGTTACCATTAAACAATTAGAATCG TACCTTCCTGGTGAATCTCGTGTAATTAGAGTTATGCCAAACACTCCAGCTTTAGTCAGATCGGGTGCTTCCGTTTACGTTTGTGGTTCAAAAGCAACTGAAGAGGATGGTAAGATTACcagaaaattattagaatCAATCGGAACTTGTGATGAAGTTACTGAATATATGTTGGATCCAATAACAGCTTTAAGCGGATCTGGACCAGCTTAT atttaTATTATGATAGAAGCTTTAGCTGATGGTGGTGTTAAAATGGGATTACCAAGAGATTTAGCTTATCGTTTAGCATCACAAACTGTTTTAGGAGCTAGTACAATGGTAAAAGAAACCAAAACTCACCCAGGAGTTTTAAAAGACGATGTTACATCTCCTGCTGGTTCAACAGCAGCCGGTTTACactttttagaacaaaaag gtatTCGCGCTGCTTTAATAGGTGCAATTGAAACAGCAACTTTAAGATGTCGTGAAGTGGCCCAAGGGCCGGCCAAGTAA